One window of Paludibacter propionicigenes WB4 genomic DNA carries:
- a CDS encoding HlyD family secretion protein: MKKRNQDLRTGLIALIVVIVLIFIIGLIINRPEPIIIQGEADASEIRISGKITGRVKEFKAEEGTQVKIGDTLVVIDSPELAAKIEQANAAENAAQAQNKKAIKGARKEMIVGAWEMWQKAQVGVDIAKKSFDRVQRLFDKGVVTAQKRDEAEAQYKAAVATASAAKSQYDMAKNGAEKEDKEAALALVDRAKGAVNEVKSYLKEITLTSPINGEITDIYPKRGELVGAGAPIMSIVDLNDIWFTFNVREDLLGGLKMDKTFKVKVPALNNKIVEVKVTYIKALASYATWKATKTTGQFDVKTFEVRARPTAKVADLRPGMTALFEETVK; this comes from the coding sequence ATGAAAAAAAGAAATCAGGATTTAAGAACCGGCTTAATAGCTTTAATTGTAGTCATAGTTTTGATATTCATCATCGGTTTAATCATCAACAGACCCGAACCGATTATTATACAAGGTGAAGCAGATGCTTCGGAAATCAGAATTTCGGGTAAAATTACCGGACGTGTCAAAGAGTTCAAGGCCGAGGAAGGTACTCAGGTAAAAATAGGCGATACGCTCGTAGTTATCGATAGTCCCGAGCTTGCAGCAAAAATAGAACAAGCCAATGCCGCAGAAAATGCTGCGCAGGCGCAAAACAAAAAAGCAATAAAAGGTGCCCGCAAAGAAATGATTGTTGGTGCATGGGAAATGTGGCAAAAAGCACAGGTCGGAGTTGATATAGCTAAAAAATCGTTCGATCGGGTTCAACGTTTATTCGATAAAGGCGTAGTAACAGCCCAAAAACGCGACGAAGCCGAAGCTCAATACAAAGCTGCCGTAGCAACCGCAAGTGCAGCTAAATCGCAATACGACATGGCAAAAAATGGTGCTGAAAAAGAGGATAAAGAAGCTGCACTGGCACTGGTTGACCGGGCTAAAGGCGCTGTAAATGAAGTAAAATCATACCTGAAAGAAATAACCCTCACATCGCCCATCAATGGTGAAATCACAGACATATACCCTAAACGTGGCGAACTGGTTGGAGCAGGTGCACCTATCATGAGTATTGTAGATCTGAACGATATCTGGTTTACCTTTAATGTTCGCGAAGACTTACTCGGTGGACTTAAAATGGATAAAACATTCAAAGTAAAAGTTCCTGCTTTAAATAACAAAATTGTAGAAGTAAAAGTGACTTATATAAAAGCATTGGCTTCTTACGCTACCTGGAAAGCAACCAAAACCACAGGTCAGTTTGATGTGAAAACATTCGAAGTTCGTGCCCGTCCTACTGCCAAAGTAGCTGATTTACGTCCCGGAATGACCGCTTTGTTTGAAGAAACCGTAAAATAA
- a CDS encoding PspC domain-containing protein, with amino-acid sequence MEKVLRRSKDKIFAGVCGGIANYLGWDLTLVRVAYVSLSVFTAGFPGFFLYLILWAIMPVEEE; translated from the coding sequence ATGGAAAAAGTACTCAGACGTTCGAAAGACAAAATTTTTGCAGGAGTTTGTGGAGGTATTGCCAATTATTTAGGTTGGGACTTAACGTTGGTTCGTGTGGCTTATGTGTCTTTGTCTGTTTTCACAGCGGGATTTCCCGGTTTTTTTCTATACCTGATACTTTGGGCAATAATGCCGGTTGAAGAAGAATAG
- the uvrB gene encoding excinuclease ABC subunit UvrB gives MPFKLIFPFRPTGDQPEAIRQLVEGLNADIPFQTLLGVTGSGKTFSIANVVEQIQRPTLVLSHNKTLAAQLYSEFKNFFPDNAVEYFVSYYDYYQPEAYLPVSDTYIEKDLAINQEIEKLRLATTSALLSGRRDVLVVSSVSCIYGMGNPDDFNSNVIDIHRGQKVVRNDFLRTLVDSLYTRNEIELNRGNFRVKGDTVDIFLAYADFVLRVVFWGDEIEDIQTVDPLTFNVQESFDSYKIYPASIFVTTKERLAAAIQLIEIDMAKQVDYFRSIGKHYEAKRIYERVNYDIEMIKELGYCSGIENYSRYFDGREAGSRPFCLLDYFPKDFLMVIDESHVSISQIRAMFGGDSARKQNLVDYGFRLPSAKDNRPLKFEEFEELAPQTIYVSATPADYELEKSQGIVIDQLIRPTGLLDPIIDVRPSLNQIDDLLEEITVRTEKNERTLVTTLTKRMAEELTDYLGKMGVQCNYIHSDVDTLDRVQIMEDLRRGVYDVLIGVNLLREGLDLPEVSLVAILDADKEGFLRSHRSLTQTAGRAARNLNGRVIMYADKITDSMQKTISETNRRREKQLAYNEAHGITPTAIVKGERNSFSKAEPLAYIEPENSKSIAADPVVQYMSKSALEKAIAKTKKSMQEAAKKLEFLEAAQLRDELIKLEEILKGK, from the coding sequence ATGCCTTTTAAACTTATTTTTCCATTTCGACCTACGGGCGATCAACCTGAAGCTATCAGACAACTGGTGGAAGGACTTAATGCGGATATACCTTTTCAAACCTTACTGGGTGTAACCGGTTCAGGTAAAACATTTTCCATTGCCAATGTGGTGGAGCAGATTCAACGACCCACGTTGGTTCTGAGCCATAATAAAACGCTGGCGGCTCAGCTTTACAGCGAATTTAAAAACTTCTTTCCCGATAACGCGGTTGAATATTTCGTATCGTACTACGATTATTACCAACCGGAAGCCTATTTACCCGTAAGTGATACTTATATCGAAAAGGATTTGGCCATTAATCAGGAAATAGAGAAATTACGGTTGGCCACAACTTCAGCTTTGCTATCGGGTAGGAGGGATGTGCTGGTAGTTTCGTCTGTTTCGTGCATTTACGGTATGGGTAATCCCGACGATTTTAATAGTAATGTGATTGATATTCACCGGGGTCAGAAGGTTGTACGGAATGATTTCCTGCGTACGCTGGTGGATAGTCTTTACACCCGCAATGAAATTGAGCTGAATCGCGGAAACTTCAGAGTGAAAGGTGATACGGTGGATATATTTTTGGCTTATGCCGATTTTGTGCTGCGTGTAGTTTTTTGGGGTGATGAAATTGAAGATATTCAAACGGTTGATCCATTGACATTCAATGTACAGGAATCTTTTGATAGCTATAAAATTTATCCTGCCAGCATTTTTGTGACTACTAAGGAGCGTTTGGCGGCGGCTATTCAACTGATAGAAATAGACATGGCTAAGCAGGTGGATTATTTCAGATCTATAGGCAAACATTACGAAGCTAAACGTATTTATGAGCGGGTAAATTACGATATCGAGATGATTAAAGAGCTTGGTTATTGCTCTGGTATAGAGAATTATTCACGCTATTTCGATGGTAGAGAAGCCGGTAGCCGTCCGTTCTGTTTGTTGGATTATTTCCCCAAAGATTTCCTGATGGTTATTGACGAAAGTCACGTATCGATTTCTCAGATACGGGCTATGTTCGGGGGCGATTCTGCCCGCAAGCAGAATTTGGTGGATTATGGTTTTCGTCTGCCTTCGGCAAAGGATAATCGGCCATTGAAATTCGAAGAATTTGAGGAACTGGCTCCGCAGACTATTTATGTTAGCGCTACTCCGGCCGATTATGAACTGGAAAAAAGTCAGGGAATAGTGATAGATCAGCTTATTCGTCCCACAGGACTGCTTGATCCTATTATTGATGTACGTCCAAGTCTTAATCAGATTGATGATTTGCTCGAAGAAATCACTGTACGAACCGAAAAGAATGAGCGCACGCTGGTAACTACCCTCACTAAGCGTATGGCAGAAGAGCTGACAGATTACTTAGGCAAAATGGGCGTGCAATGTAATTATATTCACTCTGATGTGGATACGTTAGACCGGGTTCAGATTATGGAGGATTTACGTCGCGGTGTGTATGATGTGTTAATCGGAGTGAATCTGTTGCGTGAAGGGTTGGATTTGCCTGAAGTGTCTTTGGTGGCAATTCTGGATGCTGATAAAGAAGGATTCCTGCGTTCGCATCGTTCTTTGACTCAGACAGCCGGTCGTGCAGCGCGTAACCTGAATGGCCGAGTGATTATGTACGCCGATAAAATTACCGACAGCATGCAGAAAACGATTTCGGAAACCAATCGCCGACGTGAAAAGCAATTGGCATACAACGAAGCGCATGGAATCACCCCAACAGCTATCGTCAAAGGAGAGCGTAACTCGTTTAGTAAAGCTGAACCGCTGGCTTATATAGAACCGGAAAACTCAAAGAGCATTGCGGCCGATCCGGTAGTTCAGTATATGTCGAAATCTGCACTGGAAAAAGCCATTGCTAAAACGAAAAAATCTATGCAGGAAGCTGCAAAGAAACTGGAATTTCTTGAAGCTGCGCAGCTGCGTGATGAATTGATTAAACTTGAAGAAATACTCAAAGGGAAATAG
- a CDS encoding DUF805 domain-containing protein, giving the protein MNYFLAVLKKYADFNGRARRSEYWYFVLFFFIFSIALVLFDFLLETYAVFYGLFSLSMIIPSIAVGVRRLHDIGKSGWMYMISFIPFIGAIWLLILFCKPGVEGSNEFGPDPKELAEAE; this is encoded by the coding sequence ATGAATTACTTTCTAGCTGTATTAAAAAAATACGCTGATTTTAACGGGAGGGCCAGGAGAAGTGAATACTGGTATTTTGTTCTTTTTTTCTTCATTTTTAGCATAGCTCTTGTTTTATTTGATTTCTTGCTTGAAACCTATGCTGTTTTTTACGGTCTCTTTAGTCTGTCAATGATTATTCCTTCTATCGCTGTCGGAGTTCGCAGATTGCACGACATTGGTAAAAGTGGTTGGATGTATATGATATCATTTATCCCCTTCATCGGTGCTATCTGGCTTTTGATATTGTTCTGTAAACCCGGAGTCGAAGGAAGTAATGAATTTGGACCTGATCCAAAAGAGCTAGCTGAAGCAGAGTAA
- a CDS encoding TolC family protein, producing the protein MNKNLLVIIAVAGSVQIQAQKVLQLEDCRQMALAHNKSLQMVQESVKAAKQLKEAAFTQFLPNFSANGAYTRNEKNLSLLSEDANLPVYNMNANGTPNYANSWNNSWKQVAANTYAPMDAAGNVFDPKVNPEKIQWKNYALLPKSAMEFDVQNVFVGSIGFVQPIFMGGKIKELYNIAKYGENLAQAQQESKMTELLLEVDEAYWRVVSLENKVKLAKEYRNLIARVDSNVTDMINEGVATKAEALKVRVKLNEADITMTKAEDGLNLSRMALNQLCGIALDDVYTLADQDLAAETITRLIPIDQALNNRPEIKQLIQLENIAKSNEKIMVSRFLPNIVLSGNYLVTNPNSFDGYKNQFGGMYSIGVVANIPLFHFGDKVHTLNAAKSQHKIATLQLEETKEKMQLQIKQSSYKVAESLKKKTSTEHNVEQAEENLRYATEGFTEGVITSTDLLGAQTAWLSAKSEYIDANIDVKLTNLYLAKSLGTLASDYKTGSQNSANKK; encoded by the coding sequence ATGAATAAAAACCTATTAGTTATCATTGCCGTTGCCGGATCGGTGCAGATACAGGCACAGAAAGTGCTTCAACTCGAAGATTGTCGCCAGATGGCGCTTGCGCACAATAAAAGTTTGCAAATGGTACAAGAATCTGTAAAAGCAGCAAAGCAACTGAAAGAAGCAGCATTTACACAGTTTTTGCCAAACTTTTCTGCCAACGGGGCTTACACCCGAAATGAGAAAAATCTTTCGTTATTGTCTGAAGACGCAAATTTACCGGTTTATAACATGAATGCCAATGGGACTCCGAATTATGCCAATTCATGGAATAACAGCTGGAAACAAGTAGCTGCGAACACCTATGCTCCGATGGATGCAGCAGGAAATGTGTTCGATCCCAAAGTAAATCCGGAGAAAATCCAGTGGAAAAACTATGCATTGCTACCCAAAAGTGCTATGGAGTTCGATGTTCAAAATGTATTTGTCGGATCCATTGGTTTTGTACAACCGATTTTCATGGGTGGTAAAATCAAAGAACTCTACAATATTGCCAAATACGGTGAGAATCTTGCTCAGGCTCAACAGGAGAGTAAAATGACCGAGCTGTTACTGGAAGTTGACGAAGCCTATTGGCGGGTAGTTTCGCTTGAAAACAAAGTGAAACTGGCAAAAGAATACCGTAACCTGATAGCTCGTGTTGATTCAAACGTAACCGATATGATAAATGAAGGCGTTGCCACCAAAGCCGAAGCCTTGAAAGTGCGCGTTAAGCTCAACGAAGCCGACATTACAATGACAAAAGCCGAAGATGGACTGAACCTGTCGAGAATGGCACTCAATCAGTTATGTGGTATAGCGTTGGATGATGTGTACACACTGGCCGACCAGGACTTAGCCGCCGAAACTATCACCCGACTTATCCCTATTGATCAGGCATTGAACAACAGACCGGAGATAAAACAGCTGATACAGTTGGAAAACATTGCCAAATCAAACGAGAAAATTATGGTTTCACGCTTCTTGCCCAACATCGTACTTTCGGGTAATTATCTGGTGACCAACCCCAATTCGTTTGATGGTTATAAGAATCAATTCGGAGGCATGTACTCCATAGGAGTTGTAGCTAATATCCCTTTGTTTCACTTTGGAGACAAGGTTCATACGCTGAATGCAGCCAAATCACAACACAAAATCGCTACACTGCAATTGGAAGAAACTAAGGAAAAAATGCAGCTTCAGATCAAGCAAAGTTCCTACAAAGTAGCCGAAAGTTTAAAAAAGAAAACATCAACAGAACATAATGTGGAACAAGCAGAAGAAAACCTTCGTTACGCCACCGAAGGCTTTACCGAAGGAGTAATAACCTCTACCGATTTGTTGGGCGCTCAAACCGCATGGTTATCGGCCAAGTCTGAATATATCGATGCGAACATTGACGTAAAGCTAACCAACCTGTACTTAGCTAAATCACTCGGAACACTCGCCAGCGATTATAAAACCGGAAGTCAGAATTCAGCAAACAAGAAATAA
- a CDS encoding MarR family winged helix-turn-helix transcriptional regulator yields MTQLQNDEIFNILVGKISAAINRTFLRAFVVEGIDITTEQWSVLACLWEKDKVTQQTLCHLTAKDKPSMTRLIDKLEKRNLVTRVSDNNDRRINLIHLTDAGLALQQRATQIVHQVANKTLNNITDEELNTSRVVLKKIMANLK; encoded by the coding sequence ATGACACAGTTACAAAATGATGAGATATTCAATATACTAGTCGGTAAAATATCGGCCGCAATCAACCGTACTTTTCTGCGTGCATTTGTAGTCGAAGGCATTGATATCACCACTGAACAGTGGTCGGTGCTGGCCTGCTTATGGGAAAAAGACAAAGTAACTCAGCAGACTCTTTGCCACCTGACGGCTAAAGATAAACCAAGTATGACAAGGCTTATAGACAAGCTGGAAAAGCGTAATCTGGTAACGCGCGTATCGGATAATAACGACAGAAGAATCAACCTGATTCACCTAACTGATGCCGGACTGGCACTACAGCAACGTGCTACACAAATAGTGCATCAGGTGGCCAACAAAACGCTGAATAACATCACCGACGAAGAGCTGAACACCAGCCGGGTAGTCTTAAAAAAGATCATGGCTAATCTAAAATAA
- a CDS encoding DUF3667 domain-containing protein produces the protein MVTTCKNCNKKFIGHYCNYCGQPADTHDINFKYLWHELQHGIFHIDKGIIHTTKELFTRPGHTIKEYISGKRVKHFKPVAYIIILSTIYVLLAHLLHVKTNFDKMSVELDGNNKAQANEIVHLINSSVKWLQEHYAYTMLMLLPVISLTSYLAFRKSGYNYIQHLVLNCYIAGQRMIVFILFLPVIALCSSNEAVSVVENIETLIWVSLMTWTYIQFFDSNKIFKNIRLTIFSYVLFGILFIVLLIIAILTVALFVR, from the coding sequence ATGGTAACAACCTGTAAGAACTGTAACAAAAAATTCATAGGCCATTATTGTAATTATTGTGGCCAGCCTGCCGATACACACGATATTAACTTCAAATACCTGTGGCACGAACTTCAACATGGCATTTTTCATATCGACAAAGGAATAATTCACACCACCAAAGAACTGTTTACCCGACCCGGACATACGATCAAGGAATACATCTCGGGCAAGCGAGTGAAACACTTCAAGCCTGTGGCATACATCATTATTTTATCTACAATTTATGTGTTACTTGCACATTTACTGCACGTGAAGACAAATTTTGATAAAATGTCTGTAGAACTTGACGGAAACAACAAGGCTCAAGCAAATGAGATTGTACACTTAATAAACAGCTCGGTCAAATGGCTACAGGAACACTATGCCTACACCATGCTAATGTTACTGCCTGTGATTTCGCTTACCAGCTATTTGGCGTTCCGAAAAAGCGGTTACAATTACATTCAACACCTCGTACTCAACTGCTACATTGCCGGGCAGCGAATGATTGTTTTCATTTTGTTTCTACCCGTTATAGCCTTATGCAGCAGTAACGAAGCTGTATCTGTGGTAGAAAATATTGAAACATTGATTTGGGTTTCGTTGATGACATGGACTTACATTCAATTTTTTGACAGCAACAAAATTTTTAAAAATATCCGACTAACTATTTTTAGTTATGTACTTTTTGGAATCTTGTTCATAGTTTTGTTGATTATTGCAATACTGACAGTGGCTTTATTTGTCAGATAA
- a CDS encoding ABC transporter permease gives MKNRHKMPWHKKIISILKDTLNVLKIEFRTMFKDRGVVIMFVLGPLAYPILYCSLYKNETLIDVPVAAVDCSRSPQSRELLRHMDATQNIAVTSRYSTLEEAKDAYNKKEVHGVVYIPADFSKKLSTGDQTTVSIYCDISSFMYYRIINQACTNCVLSMSNQIQLERLNANGITGESAKIIASPIPYNGVILYNEGAGFASFLMPVILVIILFQTLFLGIGMIAGTSREENRFHVLVSSSVHRGGTFRVIIGKSICYFLMYAPWAFYALELIPRIFNLPHIGIAFDVMMVMIPFLLATIFFSMTVSVFIPNRETGIVIFMFMSLILVFLSGVSWPQSNINGFWKTFAWMYPSTSGVQAYVKINTTGADLRHVSFEYISLWVQTAVYFATTCWAYHWQIMKTSKKQLKAQIDTVGI, from the coding sequence ATGAAAAACAGACATAAAATGCCCTGGCACAAGAAAATCATATCAATACTCAAAGATACATTGAATGTGCTCAAAATAGAATTCAGAACAATGTTTAAGGACCGTGGTGTAGTCATCATGTTCGTTTTGGGACCTCTGGCCTATCCAATATTGTATTGCAGCCTGTATAAAAACGAAACTTTGATTGATGTTCCGGTGGCAGCAGTAGATTGTTCGCGCAGTCCGCAGTCCAGAGAATTATTGCGACACATGGATGCAACGCAGAATATTGCAGTTACAAGCCGATACAGCACACTGGAAGAGGCAAAAGACGCTTACAATAAGAAAGAAGTGCATGGTGTTGTTTACATTCCTGCCGACTTTAGCAAAAAATTAAGCACTGGAGATCAAACCACGGTTTCAATTTACTGCGATATCAGCAGTTTCATGTATTATCGTATTATCAATCAGGCCTGCACCAATTGCGTACTGTCTATGAGCAATCAAATTCAGCTAGAAAGACTGAATGCCAATGGTATAACAGGCGAATCGGCCAAAATTATTGCCAGTCCGATTCCCTATAATGGTGTAATACTGTACAATGAAGGAGCCGGTTTTGCTAGCTTTTTAATGCCGGTTATACTTGTCATTATACTATTCCAGACACTTTTTCTCGGGATTGGGATGATAGCCGGTACTTCGCGGGAGGAAAACAGGTTTCATGTTCTGGTAAGTTCATCGGTACACCGTGGTGGTACATTCAGAGTTATTATAGGGAAAAGTATTTGTTACTTTTTAATGTATGCACCCTGGGCGTTTTATGCATTGGAACTTATTCCGCGCATATTTAATCTGCCACACATTGGTATTGCATTCGACGTCATGATGGTTATGATACCTTTTTTACTGGCAACGATATTCTTTTCAATGACAGTCTCGGTTTTTATACCCAACAGAGAAACTGGTATTGTAATCTTTATGTTTATGTCATTGATACTGGTATTTCTGAGCGGTGTATCGTGGCCACAGTCAAATATCAACGGATTCTGGAAGACATTTGCCTGGATGTATCCTTCAACCAGCGGAGTGCAGGCTTACGTAAAGATAAATACAACAGGAGCAGATCTACGCCATGTTTCATTTGAATACATCAGCTTATGGGTTCAGACAGCTGTATATTTTGCCACTACCTGCTGGGCTTATCACTGGCAAATAATGAAAACTTCTAAGAAGCAACTCAAAGCGCAAATTGACACAGTTGGTATCTGA
- a CDS encoding HD domain-containing protein, whose translation MNNEQIIAQTAEHIRLKLEGEGSGHDWWHVYRVWKNAIHIGKQEKADLFVVELAALLHDIADWKFHNGNEDIGPQLAREWLEALSVEESIIAHVCRIIRAISFKGAGVKNTMDSTEGLIVQDADRLDAMGAIGIARTFAYGGSKHREMYNPTVNPQLHASFEQYKNSEGTTINHFYEKLLLLKDLMNTPTARKIAEGRHKYMQEFLQQFFLEWEGKE comes from the coding sequence ATGAACAACGAACAAATTATTGCTCAAACCGCCGAACATATAAGATTAAAACTTGAAGGTGAAGGTTCCGGACACGATTGGTGGCACGTGTACCGTGTATGGAAAAATGCCATTCACATTGGGAAACAGGAGAAAGCAGATTTGTTTGTTGTAGAGCTGGCCGCTTTACTGCACGACATAGCCGATTGGAAATTTCATAATGGAAATGAAGATATCGGTCCGCAGCTTGCCCGCGAATGGTTGGAAGCTCTGTCTGTCGAAGAAAGTATTATAGCACATGTTTGTCGTATTATACGGGCTATCTCATTCAAAGGAGCCGGTGTAAAAAATACCATGGATAGCACTGAAGGCCTTATTGTGCAGGATGCCGACCGACTGGATGCTATGGGTGCAATAGGAATAGCCCGGACATTTGCTTACGGAGGCAGTAAGCATCGCGAAATGTACAATCCGACGGTAAATCCGCAGCTTCATGCTTCATTCGAGCAGTATAAAAACAGCGAAGGAACAACCATAAACCATTTTTACGAGAAATTATTGCTTCTGAAAGATTTGATGAATACTCCTACAGCCCGAAAAATTGCTGAAGGCCGACATAAGTATATGCAAGAATTCCTGCAGCAATTCTTTCTGGAATGGGAAGGGAAAGAATAA
- a CDS encoding ABC transporter permease, with product MSNNTVTAFKNTLNRELKRMVSRPIYFISTFVIMTFCYVFFLTFFNEGQPNKMPIGIVDLDNSSISRQFVRNLEATQQAKIVMRLNSHKEAREEMQRGNIYAFVEIKRNFANDAITNRRPTLTFYINDAYLIAGSLISKDITYMSAATSIGMQQKVLRAKGIDESRIKGIIQPIALDTHLIGNPWANYGTYLLNVILPGMLQLMVLLMTAFPIGVEYKQRTSREWVENANHSMFAALTGKLLPYTVIFTFLGIIGNILLYKYMHYPLNSSIGWMFLATFLLVISSQAVGVIFIGITPVLRDGVTFAGIFGTLGITFAGSTFPIEQMPMGSRIISELFPIHHYFNIYVDQALNGIDIHYSLISYVFMLAFLILPFFVFNRLKNAAISQNYPTK from the coding sequence ATGTCAAACAATACAGTAACAGCATTTAAGAATACACTAAACCGTGAACTGAAGCGAATGGTGAGTCGTCCGATTTACTTCATATCCACGTTTGTCATCATGACGTTCTGCTACGTGTTTTTTCTGACTTTCTTCAACGAAGGTCAGCCAAACAAGATGCCAATCGGGATAGTTGATTTAGATAACTCATCCATTTCACGACAATTTGTTCGCAATCTGGAAGCCACTCAACAGGCAAAAATTGTGATGCGTCTCAACAGTCACAAGGAAGCCCGTGAGGAAATGCAACGGGGAAATATCTATGCTTTCGTTGAAATAAAAAGGAACTTTGCAAACGATGCTATAACGAACCGCCGCCCTACCCTCACATTTTATATAAACGATGCTTATCTGATTGCAGGCTCGCTTATATCAAAAGATATAACCTACATGAGTGCGGCAACATCTATCGGTATGCAGCAAAAAGTACTCAGGGCAAAAGGTATAGATGAAAGCCGTATAAAAGGCATCATTCAACCCATCGCACTGGACACGCACCTTATAGGTAATCCATGGGCTAATTACGGGACTTATTTATTGAATGTCATCTTACCCGGGATGCTGCAGTTAATGGTTTTATTGATGACCGCTTTCCCTATTGGAGTTGAATACAAACAACGCACCTCACGGGAATGGGTTGAAAATGCAAATCATTCCATGTTTGCTGCTCTTACCGGAAAGCTTCTACCTTACACGGTTATATTTACGTTTTTAGGGATTATTGGTAACATACTTTTGTACAAATACATGCATTATCCACTCAATTCGAGTATTGGATGGATGTTTCTGGCTACTTTCTTGCTGGTTATTTCATCGCAGGCAGTTGGAGTGATCTTTATCGGTATTACTCCCGTATTGCGTGATGGAGTCACATTTGCCGGAATATTCGGAACTTTGGGAATAACCTTTGCCGGGTCTACTTTTCCTATAGAACAAATGCCTATGGGCAGCAGAATCATCAGCGAGCTATTCCCTATCCACCATTATTTCAACATATATGTTGACCAGGCACTTAATGGAATAGATATTCATTATTCGCTGATTTCGTATGTATTTATGCTTGCGTTTTTAATTTTGCCATTTTTTGTATTTAATCGACTCAAAAATGCTGCCATTAGTCAGAACTATCCTACTAAATAA
- a CDS encoding SH3 domain-containing protein, which translates to MKRAILQMFLLSFTLSSLSQIRVTIADINFRSTPELTNNIICTIPRGTHLTILDGGVYIPGWVMVKYNGKLGYVRTAYLKLRLHTETRKRKQHN; encoded by the coding sequence ATGAAAAGAGCAATTTTACAAATGTTTCTGCTCTCATTCACCTTGAGCTCACTGAGCCAGATAAGAGTTACCATCGCAGACATCAATTTCAGATCGACACCTGAGCTTACCAACAACATAATTTGCACCATACCCCGGGGCACACACCTTACCATTCTCGACGGTGGAGTGTATATTCCTGGCTGGGTAATGGTAAAATACAACGGCAAGCTGGGCTACGTTCGGACGGCTTACCTGAAACTCAGGTTACACACAGAAACCAGAAAACGTAAACAACACAACTAA
- a CDS encoding protein-export chaperone SecB translates to MSGTKTSSFQFKGYRIERSVIELKSVEIGENFNISFDSKGIINKSESSYQLNLTAYIKDKENTINIEVAVVSFFSFDSQIEKSQLEKLFYMNAPAIIFPYLRSYITTLTVLSGIDPIILPTLNLSSLGKELEENTTEI, encoded by the coding sequence ATGAGCGGAACAAAGACATCTTCATTCCAATTTAAAGGATATAGGATTGAACGATCAGTTATTGAACTGAAATCGGTTGAGATTGGTGAAAACTTCAATATATCATTTGATTCAAAAGGTATTATCAATAAATCCGAATCATCTTATCAACTTAATCTAACTGCTTATATTAAAGACAAAGAGAACACAATTAACATTGAGGTTGCTGTTGTTTCATTCTTTTCTTTTGATAGTCAAATTGAAAAAAGTCAATTAGAAAAGTTGTTCTATATGAATGCACCTGCTATAATTTTTCCTTATTTGCGGTCATACATTACAACTTTAACTGTTTTGTCTGGTATTGATCCAATAATTTTACCAACATTAAATCTGTCAAGTTTAGGCAAAGAGTTAGAAGAAAACACTACTGAAATTTAA